The genomic segment GCATCTGCCCATGCAATAAAGATATGATCTGCTTCCACTGCAAAAGGGGTAAGCGCCTTAAAAAAGGCAGCAGCGGTATCCTCTGCAACCGGAACTACCTGTACCGGCGGCAGGGTGGAAAGCTGTACATCATCGCAGTATTTTTGAATTGCAGCGCATTGCTCGGTTGCTGCGGTTATAATGGTACCCGCATAATCGGGAAAACGGCTTGTACGCTCCAGTGCGGAAGCAAGAGCAGTACAACCGTCTTGGGTAAGCGGCCGCAGAGCATAATCGGAAATACCGTTTGCAGCCAGCACAACAAAAGATTTCATACTCTCCAATATCGGCATAAAATCCCCTTCGGTAAACCGCAGGACATCTCCAAAGCTTCAGTTTTTAAAAGACGCACGGGAATTCACGTTAGAAAGAAGTACGCGAAAGCGGTGTGCCTATCCACACACCTTCAGCGCCAAGATATTCTTTTTTTTGCCCTTCAATCAGAAACTGCACCGATTTTACGGTCGAAAATTCCGTCGCTGTAAATACCACTTGCAAAAGCTGCGCTAAGGCACCATCAATGCCGTATTGGTTAAACTGAAATTCCTCACTCACATTGATAAATGCTACACCATCTCTGACCCATGCGGAACGGAGCTTGGTGTCGGGTGGAATAAGCGTTCGTACGCCCTGTTTTAACTCGTCTACAGTAGGAGCGGCAAAAAGGGCTTCAAGCGCATCGCTCATCGGCGCATCGGACTTAGGAAGCAAACGGATCGCACTCTTAGGAACGAGCTTTCCATCCGCATCTACCCGAACCCAGTATATAACCGCTTTTCTTACCGCTGCCGGTTGACTTTTATCGGTTTCGGATTTTGCCGGTGTAGTTGCATTCGGTTTCTGTGCTGATGAAGAAGTAGCCTGCGGCTGTTGTGCAGCTGTAGCGGTACTGCGCTGCGGCGCCGTCCGTTCTTCAACCGGTTTGGACGTCGTCGAACTGGGGACAGTTGTTTGCCCGCTGTTTTGTTGCGAATTAACTCGACTATTATTTTCAGACTGAGGTTTCTTGATTTGCTCATTGGTACGCGTATTGGAAGCTTCGGGCTTTTGTGATTCAGCGGACTGCTTACCACTACTTTGTTGCGGCTTAGCAGGTTCACTGTTCGTTTCTTGTTCAGGTTCTTTACTTCCGTCTCCTTTTATAGGAGTGCTATCTCCGCTCTCTTCCTTAGATTGAATTTCAGGTAGCGCTTGTGAAGATTCTTGAGGCGTTTCAACTTTATCTTTTAAGAATATGCTTCTTGCGTTCGTTTTATCTAAAACAAAAGATATTGTGTCCTTATTCAAGAAAAAAAGTACCGCAATCAATAAAATAAATACAATCCAAAAGAGACAACCGAGCGATATTTTTCTTTTTGTACGTTTTGCCATAGATAAGCATCATACGATACTTTATAGACCGTATGCAAGTAGGTAAAAGCAAGACACACAGTTTCGACAATTCTCTGATAAACGATTGAGCATAACAGGTATTCAACCGAAAATAAAAGTATGAGAGTGCTTTTATATGATCAAAATCTGCAAAGAAATAAAAGTCTCCACCGGTATCTCGAAGATGCCAACATACAAGTTTCGGCTGCGTATTGTTTAAAAGATTTTCTTTCCAAGTTCAAAAGTCCGTCACTTAAAATTTTACTCATCGAACACAGTAGAATACAGCACTATAATATCGACATTGAGGAATTACTTGACAAACTCGGATTAACATTTACCGTGATCGACTATAGCGAAACCGAAACTACCTTTGATTTTACCGTTCATTACCTATCGGAATATTACTACTTTCCATTTACAACCGAAAAAGATAAAGAATTGATTAAAAAAGTTAAAAAGAAGCTTCGAAAGTATAAAAAACAAAAAGAAAAATATACATCTCAAACGGAACATCAAGTTTTCAATGCTTATTCCGCCAATGCAAATAGTGTCAATCGAGTAATGGAACATTTCTCGAAGAAACAAAAACAACTGATTACAAGATTATTAGAAAAGAAAGACGGAATAAGCGTAGAAGAAATTATTGAATTATTAAATGCAAAAACGGTTAAAAACAGCCAAAATTATGCGCAAACGCACATCTATCGGCTTAGAAATAAGCTCAACCGCCTACTCGGAGATGAATACATCATTTCATACAAAGATCACACATACCAACTGCTCTGTATTCATAAATGACAGCTGTTGTCAGTAACCACCCCCCTGCCGAGGGCATCTGCAAAAATCATATCTTACCGCAGATTATATATTTTCTACGGTAAGATATGGAATCTTCGTTATTTCGCTAAAACAGCAGCGATACGTTCAAGAACCTTTTTGCGATCGAGCGGTTTTACAATATAGTTTTTTGCTCCAAGCAGCAGGGATTTCTTTACCAACTCTTCTTTTCCGAGCGCGCTGATCATAACAACCTTTGCATTTTTATCAAAAGCCATTATCTGTTCAAGAGCCGTAATACCATCCATTTTTGGCATCGTGATATCCATTGTAACAAGGTCGACATTCGGACACAACTCTTTGTATTTTTCAACACCTTCAAATCCGTCAACAGCAGTTGCAATAACCTCATAGCCTTCACTGGTTAAAATCTGACCGATCTGTTTAGAAACGAAAATAGAATCATCCACCACCAGGACTTTATAAGCTGAACCATCAGCTCTTACGCCACCCGGGGCACGTTCGTTAATAGACGGAAAATCTTGTTTAGAAATCATAGCCTACTCTCCTCTTATGCTCTGTCGCGAATAGCAACGTTTATTTCAACTTTACCCTGCGCCGTTTCCATCGGTACGATCAATGCTTCAATATCACTGCTCGATATTGACATATTATCACCGGTGAAAAGAGCTGGCGGGGTTAAATCGAATTTAAACCCAAGATCATGCAGCTTCGTTACTGCTTGTGCGGTAATGAGGTTTGCAAGTTCCGTGATCGTTGCACGCCCCAATTCATCAAATTCGGTGAACTCTTCCTGATTCATCGTCGATGCAATCTTTAATGCCGTTTCCGGTGTCATATCAAAAATAACACGGCCTTCAACATCACCGGCCAAACCTACAATTGCCGCAACACCCATTACAGGCATACAAGTAGATTTCAAATACAAGTCACCGCGTTTAACTTCACCGCCGAGCACTTGCACTAAGATATTATAGGCAGCTTCGCTAAACGGATTGATATACTCTACACGCATCAAAATCTCCTTCCGAAAAAAATTAAACGAACAATAACATCCGTTACGGTACGAGGTCCGTTTTCAGTTTTATACAAACTGTGCATGACAGCCGTTATAAAACGGCTACCAGCCCTCTCTTTATCAATAACTGAAAATCTTTGTCGATTTTCAGTTATCCGCTACAAGCTACTCTCGTGAGAAAGTAGTTATATCCCCCATTACTTGCCGCATCCATCCACTCTGTTTAGGCATCATTTCATTTGCACCTAAGATAACAATACCGGTTGTTTTCAGTTTATCTCTAAATTCTTCCAGTAAGATGCTCTGCTTTTCCGCTTTAATAAATGATAATACATCACGAGCAAGGATAATATCGACATCAGGCACTGTATTTTGATGCAAACAATCATGATATTCAAACAAAATCATGTCTTTTATTTCTTGATTGAAGCTATATAAATCATTCACACCTTTGACCAAATACGGTTTAAATCTATTAATCACCTGATCTTCAGGAACGGTCAGCATCGGCGCATTAGAAATAGCCAACAAGTCAGCATCATTGGCATAAATCCTGATTGCGGCACGAGGATATTTTTGCTTCAACAGCACTGCAAGACTGTATGTCTCATATCCCGAATCGCAGCCGACATTCCAAACGGTAATAATTTTTGCATCATTATCGGGCAAGGCAGCCAGCACCGTATTCATATATGCATCAGACCAAAACCGGTGCGTATTGGGCGAAAGGAAATTGCTCAAAAACTCCCGCGCTTGGTCTTCAGATTGTATTTGAATGCTCGAAGCAACACGCATATCCCGCCATTCATAGTATCGCTTTTCCAGCCATGCAGCATTGACGGCAGAAGGATAGAACTGACCGAGAGCTGCAAGTGTATCACCAATAAAGCGGATATCAAGCGCATCATTTGACTGTGTAACATCAGTTACGCCGACCTTTGCAGAACCATCAACCGGCAGCGCCTCACCTTCGACAACTGTCGCTTTTGTTTCTGTTATGGTACGAGAAGCAAAAATACGATCGACATCCAATAATATGTATAACTGACCGGCATTCTCTACAACACCATAAATATATTTAATATTTATATCACCGAAAATAGGATGCGGCGGTTGAATAGTATTTTTTGAAACGCCGACTACTTTATCGATCCGGTCAACAACAATACCGAAAGTCTGATCATCAACATTAATGATAACCATACTTTCAACCGTATCCTTTGCGCGCTGCTTAATCGGAATATTGAAAAAAATACGTAAGTCAATAATCGGAATAATATCACCGCGCAGGTTATATACTCCAAGTACAAAAGGCGCCGTATTCGGTACATACGTAAAATTATTCGCTTTTGCGATCTCTTTTACTTTCATAATATCGATCGCATAATCTTTTTCTGCAAGAGAAAAAGTTATCATCTTAAAATCGATAACAGAAAGAGGCTCGTTTACATACTCGTCTTGCAGATCTTCATTTACGCTTACATTCAACTCGGTTTTTTCCATAGCTATTTACTCCCCTTTTACCAGATGGAAGCCTCGCGCCGTTCACGGGCATGCATTTCCTGTTTTAAGCCCAAATCAAGCAATTGCCCGACATCGATGATCAATGAAACGGAACCGTCTCCTAGAATTGAAGCGCCGGCAATTCCCGGAGAATTGGTGAACTGATCTTTTAAAGGCTTAATAACGACATCTTCTTCACCAATGAGACTATCGACCATTAATCCAACTTTCTTTTCAGCTGTTCCGACAATAACGATATAATGATGACCGTCATCGCCCTTTTCTGCAGAAGGAACACCGAACAGCCTATTCAACCGCAACAAACTGATAACTTCATTGCGAACATTAAATACTTCATAACTGTCAATACGGTTAATTTCTTCACTGCGCACACGATGACTTTCAATAACGGAAGTAATCGGGATAGAGTACACTTCTTCGCCGACACGTATCAGCAAGCCTTGGATAATTGCAAGCGTTAACGGAAGTTTAATCGTAAAGCGAGTCCCCCTATTTCTTTCCGAAACAACTGTAACCGTTCCGTTGAGCTTTTCGATATGCGTCTTAACGACATCCAGACCAACACCACGCCCTGAAACGCTTGAAATTGTCTTTGAGGTTGAAAAACCCGGTGCAAAGATCAACTGATACGCTTCAACATCGGTGAGGTTTTTGCCGGGATGTAAAAGGCCACGTTCTACAGCCTTTGCCTTGACAGCATCGACATCAATACCCTTGCCGTCATCGACAACTTCGATAACAATCATGTTCCCTTCATTACTTGCCTTGAGCAAAAGAGTTCCCTGCTCGGATTTACCCAACGCTTTCCGCTCTTCAGGAGTTTCAATACCATGATCCATCGAATTACGCACGCAGTGCATAATCGGATCAAGAAGATCTTCGACTACCGATTTATCCAATTCGGTATCTTCACCTTCGATTACAAGCTGGATATTCTTATTTAACGATTTAGAAAGATCGCGAACAACGCGAGGGAAGCGGCTGAAAATCTGACTGATGGGGACCATACGGATTTTCATAACCCCTTCCTGCAACTCACCTGAAATACGTCCCAAGTTTTGTGCGGAAGAACGGAACTTAGTAACCGAATATTTCATGGATGTTTCAAACTGACTAAAAAGCTCAAACATACCGGCATAATCTGCTGCAAGTTCCTTCTTAATAGTATTTAAATCTGCTCCTTGTTGAAGCTTCTCAAGATAAGACGGGAATTTATCCAAAAGTTTACGAATTCGATCTTTATATTCACCGTTCGCATTTTGGAAAAGCGCATAAAGCTCATTAAACTCCATTGCACTTTGGTTAAGTGATGCTTTGGTAATAACCGTCTCGCTGACCAAGTTCAGTAAGTAGTCAATACGCTTTGCGTCAACGCGCAGTACCGACCCCGATGCGTGGGCGGCATTTGCGGCGGCGGCCGGAGCTTTTTTCGGATGCCCTGCATCTCCCTGCACGGCAGGAGCGGACGCTTCCGGCTGTGGCGTTTCAGCTTTCGATCCTGTGTCAGGAGCAGGCTGTACTTCTGCAGCTGGAGCAGGCTCTTCCGGTTTTGAAGCTTTTGTTTTTGAAGCGCTCCCTTCGGCACTAAAGGTTAGTTCGTCGATTACTGCATTAAGCGTCACATCGGGAATATTTGCAATCGATAGCAAACTACTTTCGCTTGCCGTTGACGCAACATAATAAAGAACTTCAGAATGAAATTCATCTTCATAGAGTGCATCAAAATCGGGAATGGTTTTAAGCACCATCGCAGATTGCTTTAAAGCTGCAAACACCTGAATGCCACCAACGGTATTCATTAAACTTGACTCATCAAACTGCACTCGAATGGCATACACCTTATTTCCGGCGGGTACCGCTTCGCGTAATTCAAGGATTTCATATTCGGAAAGTAAAGATGCCGGATCGACGGCATCTTCGTCGCCGGAAGCTACAGCTTTTGCTTGCGGCTGCGTTACCGGTTTAGAGACAGCAGGCTTAGGCGAAGAAGCTTTTGCAGTAGTTTTTTTAGTATCTTTCTTATCAGGGATATACGACCGCAACTTTGTTACCGTTTCAGACACATCTTGGCTATATACCTCACCATTAGATCTTGCGGCAAGCATATCTTTGATTATATCCAAAGAATGCAACAAAAGGTCAATGGTTTCCTCTGTAACTGTCAGGGATTCCGCATTATAAATAAAAACACATGAAATCTATGTTCTAAACCATAGAAAAGTCTTTACACTTGAAGGTATGAAGCCTTTTTTACGATTAAAAACTTGGTTTTTTGTTACGTATAGCAGTGGTTTCACTGAATTTTATCTACAAAAGCTTATAATGCGGAATCCCTGCTGTAACTGTAACTTGATTCGACCGGATAGCATCAAGCAAATCTTCGACAGCATGAGTGAAACCGGATAATTCACTCATTTCAACGGTCGCAGAACCACCTTTCAAAGTATGAGCCGCACGGAAAATTTCATCAATAGCTTCTTTATTGGTAGGATCTTGCTCGATAACAAGGATATTACTTTCCAACTGCTCTACTTGCTGTTCCGCTTCACTAAAAAAGTCTTTCAATAACTCTTCATTATTGATATCCAGATAATCACTCATACTAATAATTCTAATTGCTTTTCAAGATTAGTCAAGGTCTCGCATACGAATTTTATTCTAATTTAAGATTGAGGAAAGTTTACAAAAGCGTATCGATTAGCAGATCGCAATCGATACGCTTTTATCATGTCATTTTTACTTTAAAAACTTACAGTATTTTTCACGATATTCTTTGACTTCTGCAATAATTGCAGGAACATCAAGAACCATCTCCATCATACTGATTTGTTCTTCATAGACCTTAGGATCTATTTGATTTTTGATTTCCGGTTCAACCACATGATAACACAAAAGTCCCAACGAGACTCCTGCCAAAGGACCTGCAAAAGTAGGATCACCGTTTGTAACGGTTTCACAGGCAAGGCCTGACGATTCAGCTTCGGCACCGCCGAGAAGCACCACTGTGTTCTCGCAGCCGTACTTTTCAGCTAAATCTTTAACCCGCTTTTG from the Treponema medium genome contains:
- a CDS encoding GerMN domain-containing protein translates to MAKRTKRKISLGCLFWIVFILLIAVLFFLNKDTISFVLDKTNARSIFLKDKVETPQESSQALPEIQSKEESGDSTPIKGDGSKEPEQETNSEPAKPQQSSGKQSAESQKPEASNTRTNEQIKKPQSENNSRVNSQQNSGQTTVPSSTTSKPVEERTAPQRSTATAAQQPQATSSSAQKPNATTPAKSETDKSQPAAVRKAVIYWVRVDADGKLVPKSAIRLLPKSDAPMSDALEALFAAPTVDELKQGVRTLIPPDTKLRSAWVRDGVAFINVSEEFQFNQYGIDGALAQLLQVVFTATEFSTVKSVQFLIEGQKKEYLGAEGVWIGTPLSRTSF
- a CDS encoding helix-turn-helix domain-containing protein; this encodes MRVLLYDQNLQRNKSLHRYLEDANIQVSAAYCLKDFLSKFKSPSLKILLIEHSRIQHYNIDIEELLDKLGLTFTVIDYSETETTFDFTVHYLSEYYYFPFTTEKDKELIKKVKKKLRKYKKQKEKYTSQTEHQVFNAYSANANSVNRVMEHFSKKQKQLITRLLEKKDGISVEEIIELLNAKTVKNSQNYAQTHIYRLRNKLNRLLGDEYIISYKDHTYQLLCIHK
- a CDS encoding response regulator, with product MISKQDFPSINERAPGGVRADGSAYKVLVVDDSIFVSKQIGQILTSEGYEVIATAVDGFEGVEKYKELCPNVDLVTMDITMPKMDGITALEQIMAFDKNAKVVMISALGKEELVKKSLLLGAKNYIVKPLDRKKVLERIAAVLAK
- a CDS encoding chemotaxis protein CheX, which codes for MRVEYINPFSEAAYNILVQVLGGEVKRGDLYLKSTCMPVMGVAAIVGLAGDVEGRVIFDMTPETALKIASTMNQEEFTEFDELGRATITELANLITAQAVTKLHDLGFKFDLTPPALFTGDNMSISSSDIEALIVPMETAQGKVEINVAIRDRA
- a CDS encoding CheR family methyltransferase, encoding MEKTELNVSVNEDLQDEYVNEPLSVIDFKMITFSLAEKDYAIDIMKVKEIAKANNFTYVPNTAPFVLGVYNLRGDIIPIIDLRIFFNIPIKQRAKDTVESMVIINVDDQTFGIVVDRIDKVVGVSKNTIQPPHPIFGDINIKYIYGVVENAGQLYILLDVDRIFASRTITETKATVVEGEALPVDGSAKVGVTDVTQSNDALDIRFIGDTLAALGQFYPSAVNAAWLEKRYYEWRDMRVASSIQIQSEDQAREFLSNFLSPNTHRFWSDAYMNTVLAALPDNDAKIITVWNVGCDSGYETYSLAVLLKQKYPRAAIRIYANDADLLAISNAPMLTVPEDQVINRFKPYLVKGVNDLYSFNQEIKDMILFEYHDCLHQNTVPDVDIILARDVLSFIKAEKQSILLEEFRDKLKTTGIVILGANEMMPKQSGWMRQVMGDITTFSRE
- the grdA gene encoding glycine/sarcosine/betaine reductase complex selenoprotein A, with translation MELKGKKVIIIGDRDGIPGEAIKLCAETAGAEVVYAATECFVUTSAGAMDLENQKRVKDLAEKYGCENTVVLLGGAEAESSGLACETVTNGDPTFAGPLAGVSLGLLCYHVVEPEIKNQIDPKVYEEQISMMEMVLDVPAIIAEVKEYREKYCKFLK